A window of Suncus etruscus isolate mSunEtr1 chromosome 4, mSunEtr1.pri.cur, whole genome shotgun sequence contains these coding sequences:
- the PRR5 gene encoding proline-rich protein 5 isoform X3 produces the protein MVILRDKIRFYEGQKLLDSLAETWDFFFSDVLPTLQAVFYPVQGKEPSVRQLALLHFRDTIALSVRLDDALTRSHARVPPAIVQMLLVLQGVHESRGVTKDYLRLETLVQKVVSPYLGTYGLCSSEGPCTHSCVLEKHFLRGSRPGDVPSKNPVVRSKSYNTPLLNPVAEHEAEGAAAGGSGVRRHSVSEMTSCPDPQGFGDSPTSPCPEGPGPGGLYPDGSPASSPENLLDHILESVDSDAGGIFIDFGRGSRSDTAELGGSGDQQSVL, from the exons ATGGTGATCCTGCGGGACAAGATCCGCTTCTACGAGG GACAGAAGCTTCTGGACTCTCTGGCCGAGACCTGGGATTTCTTCTTCAGTGACGTGCTCCCCACACTGCAGGCCGTGTTCTACCCTGTGCAG GGCAAAGAGCCATCCGTGCGACAGCTGGCCCTGCTGCACTTCCGGGACACCATCGCCCTCAGCGTGCGGCTGGACGACGCACTGACCCGCAGCCACGCCCGGGTGCCCCCTGCCATCGTGCAGATGCTACTGGTGTTGCAG GGCGTGCACGAGTCCCGAGGAGTGACCAAGGACTACCTGCGCCTGGAGACGCTGGTGCAGAAGGTGGTGTCACCCTACCTGGGCACCTACGGCCTCTGCTCCAGCGAGGGCCCCTGCACCCACTCCTGTGTCCTGG AGAAACACTTCCTGCGTGGCTCCCGCCCCGGGGACGTCCCCTCCAAGAACCCTGTGGTTCGCTCCAAGAGCTACAACACACCGCTGCTGAACCCCGTGGCCGAACACGAGGCAGAGGGGGCGGCCGCAGGGGGCTCCGGGGTGCGCAGACACTCGGTGTCCGAGATGACGTCCTGCCCGGATCCCCAGGGCTTCGGTGACTCTCCGACCTCACCGTGCCCAGAAGGGCCTGGCCCTGGCGGACTGTACCCCGACGGCTCGCCCGCCTCCAGCCCCGAGAACCTGCTGGACCACATCCTGGAGTCAGTGGACTCGGATGCTGGGGGCATCTTCATTGACTTCGGACGGGGCAGCCGCTCAGACACAGCCGAGttggggggctcaggggaccagcagAGTGTCTTGTGA
- the PRR5 gene encoding proline-rich protein 5 isoform X1 has product MRTLRRLKFMSSPSLSDLGKREAAADERGTQQRRACAAATATATWNRIHNGVIAVFQRKGLPDRELFLLNEGVRQLLKTELGSFFTEYLQNQLLTKGMVILRDKIRFYEGQKLLDSLAETWDFFFSDVLPTLQAVFYPVQGKEPSVRQLALLHFRDTIALSVRLDDALTRSHARVPPAIVQMLLVLQGVHESRGVTKDYLRLETLVQKVVSPYLGTYGLCSSEGPCTHSCVLEKHFLRGSRPGDVPSKNPVVRSKSYNTPLLNPVAEHEAEGAAAGGSGVRRHSVSEMTSCPDPQGFGDSPTSPCPEGPGPGGLYPDGSPASSPENLLDHILESVDSDAGGIFIDFGRGSRSDTAELGGSGDQQSVL; this is encoded by the exons ATGCGGACTCTCCGCAGGCTCAAGTTCATGAGTTCGCCCAGCCTGAGCGACCTGGGCAAGCGAGAAGCGGCCGCCGACGAGCGGGGCACGCAGCAGCGCCGGGCCtgcgccgccgccaccgccaccgccaccTGGAACCG CATCCACAACGGGGTGATTGCTGTCTTCCAGCGCAAAGGGCTGCCGGACCGAGAGCTCTTCCTCCTCAACGAGGGTGTCCG GCAGCTGCTGAAGACAGAGTTGGGGTCTTTCTTCACTGAGTACCTGCAG AACCAGCTGCTGACCAAGGGCATGGTGATCCTGCGGGACAAGATCCGCTTCTACGAGG GACAGAAGCTTCTGGACTCTCTGGCCGAGACCTGGGATTTCTTCTTCAGTGACGTGCTCCCCACACTGCAGGCCGTGTTCTACCCTGTGCAG GGCAAAGAGCCATCCGTGCGACAGCTGGCCCTGCTGCACTTCCGGGACACCATCGCCCTCAGCGTGCGGCTGGACGACGCACTGACCCGCAGCCACGCCCGGGTGCCCCCTGCCATCGTGCAGATGCTACTGGTGTTGCAG GGCGTGCACGAGTCCCGAGGAGTGACCAAGGACTACCTGCGCCTGGAGACGCTGGTGCAGAAGGTGGTGTCACCCTACCTGGGCACCTACGGCCTCTGCTCCAGCGAGGGCCCCTGCACCCACTCCTGTGTCCTGG AGAAACACTTCCTGCGTGGCTCCCGCCCCGGGGACGTCCCCTCCAAGAACCCTGTGGTTCGCTCCAAGAGCTACAACACACCGCTGCTGAACCCCGTGGCCGAACACGAGGCAGAGGGGGCGGCCGCAGGGGGCTCCGGGGTGCGCAGACACTCGGTGTCCGAGATGACGTCCTGCCCGGATCCCCAGGGCTTCGGTGACTCTCCGACCTCACCGTGCCCAGAAGGGCCTGGCCCTGGCGGACTGTACCCCGACGGCTCGCCCGCCTCCAGCCCCGAGAACCTGCTGGACCACATCCTGGAGTCAGTGGACTCGGATGCTGGGGGCATCTTCATTGACTTCGGACGGGGCAGCCGCTCAGACACAGCCGAGttggggggctcaggggaccagcagAGTGTCTTGTGA
- the PRR5 gene encoding proline-rich protein 5 isoform X2, with amino-acid sequence MSSPSLSDLGKREAAADERGTQQRRACAAATATATWNRIHNGVIAVFQRKGLPDRELFLLNEGVRQLLKTELGSFFTEYLQNQLLTKGMVILRDKIRFYEGQKLLDSLAETWDFFFSDVLPTLQAVFYPVQGKEPSVRQLALLHFRDTIALSVRLDDALTRSHARVPPAIVQMLLVLQGVHESRGVTKDYLRLETLVQKVVSPYLGTYGLCSSEGPCTHSCVLEKHFLRGSRPGDVPSKNPVVRSKSYNTPLLNPVAEHEAEGAAAGGSGVRRHSVSEMTSCPDPQGFGDSPTSPCPEGPGPGGLYPDGSPASSPENLLDHILESVDSDAGGIFIDFGRGSRSDTAELGGSGDQQSVL; translated from the exons ATGAGTTCGCCCAGCCTGAGCGACCTGGGCAAGCGAGAAGCGGCCGCCGACGAGCGGGGCACGCAGCAGCGCCGGGCCtgcgccgccgccaccgccaccgccaccTGGAACCG CATCCACAACGGGGTGATTGCTGTCTTCCAGCGCAAAGGGCTGCCGGACCGAGAGCTCTTCCTCCTCAACGAGGGTGTCCG GCAGCTGCTGAAGACAGAGTTGGGGTCTTTCTTCACTGAGTACCTGCAG AACCAGCTGCTGACCAAGGGCATGGTGATCCTGCGGGACAAGATCCGCTTCTACGAGG GACAGAAGCTTCTGGACTCTCTGGCCGAGACCTGGGATTTCTTCTTCAGTGACGTGCTCCCCACACTGCAGGCCGTGTTCTACCCTGTGCAG GGCAAAGAGCCATCCGTGCGACAGCTGGCCCTGCTGCACTTCCGGGACACCATCGCCCTCAGCGTGCGGCTGGACGACGCACTGACCCGCAGCCACGCCCGGGTGCCCCCTGCCATCGTGCAGATGCTACTGGTGTTGCAG GGCGTGCACGAGTCCCGAGGAGTGACCAAGGACTACCTGCGCCTGGAGACGCTGGTGCAGAAGGTGGTGTCACCCTACCTGGGCACCTACGGCCTCTGCTCCAGCGAGGGCCCCTGCACCCACTCCTGTGTCCTGG AGAAACACTTCCTGCGTGGCTCCCGCCCCGGGGACGTCCCCTCCAAGAACCCTGTGGTTCGCTCCAAGAGCTACAACACACCGCTGCTGAACCCCGTGGCCGAACACGAGGCAGAGGGGGCGGCCGCAGGGGGCTCCGGGGTGCGCAGACACTCGGTGTCCGAGATGACGTCCTGCCCGGATCCCCAGGGCTTCGGTGACTCTCCGACCTCACCGTGCCCAGAAGGGCCTGGCCCTGGCGGACTGTACCCCGACGGCTCGCCCGCCTCCAGCCCCGAGAACCTGCTGGACCACATCCTGGAGTCAGTGGACTCGGATGCTGGGGGCATCTTCATTGACTTCGGACGGGGCAGCCGCTCAGACACAGCCGAGttggggggctcaggggaccagcagAGTGTCTTGTGA